TATGTTGATAAAAAATATCTAAAACACTTAACTTATGCAGCAAAACTCATTGAAACAGGTTTATTGCTTAGTTATTATTCAAACCATAAACATAGTGCTTATTGTGTTTTAAGTGGTCTAAATTTTTGTATAAAACACGAAGATAAAGCACTAATAGCAACTATAATAGAACAACACGGCAAAAAAATAAATTATGAGAATTTAAAATTAAAAAAATTATTGCCAGATGAAAATACCATATCTTGGCTTAATTTTATTCTAGCATTTTGTAATGCTTTAAATAAGGCTAAAGAAAACGAAATTTGTGATTTTTCTTATAAAAATAAAACTTTATATATAACAAAAAATACAAATAATTTCATTATGCAAGAAGCTATTAAAAAGATTAGCAAGCCAAAAAGTTTTAATGTATATATAAACAATGAAGAGATTTAACTCTTCACTAATTATTTAATAGAATTAATAGTCTTTAAAATATAATTTTTTGAGATTTCAAGTTTTTCTTTTTCATCTTTATTTAAGTCTAATTCAAGAACTTTTTTAATACCACCCTTACCCACTACAACCAATCTTGAATAAGCTAAATTATCTTGAGTAAAACTAATAGGTGTGATTAAATTCTCATCATCTTTAATAGCTTTAATAATTCTTGCAATTACACTTCCTATTCCAAATTCTGTTTTACCTTTTACTTTAAAAATTTCTCCACCCTTAAAGCGAACTCTGTTTTCAATCTCATCTAAATTAAGGTTAAACTCATTAATATTTTTACCGCCCACAAAGGCATTGCTCTTATAAAAAAACTGCGTATCTCCATGCTCTGCTAGCATAAAAGCATTTATATTTTTATAAGAAATTCCTAATTTATTAGCAATTTCAATCTTAAGCCTTGCACTATCAAGCGTTGTGCCTGTGCCAATTACTTTAAAAGCATCTAAGCCGCTTAATTTTTGAGCGTAATAAACAATGCTATCATTTGGATTTGTAGCTATTAAATATATACCATTAAAGCCCTTTAAGGCATTAATAATTTCTTTTAAAGGTTCATAATTAGCCTTAAGTTCAAGCGTTCTATCAGGCTCGATACAAGTTGTATATGCTAAGACAATAAGGTCACATTTTACTAATTCTTCTATCTTGCTAACAGCAAAAATTTTAGAATTTGAATTGGTATTTTCAAGACTATCTTCTAAATCAATCTTACTTGCGTTTGCTAAGCCATCTTTAATATCGTATAAATAAAGCTCGTTTGCTATATTTTGACTACTTAGCATAAAACTTGCAGCCGAACCAACGGCTCCAAGTCCAATAATTCCTATTTTCATTTTAATAAACTCTTAAATAATTCAACGCTATCAAGCTGCTCCCAAGGATAACTTGCAACTCCAACTTGCCCGTAAGTCGCAACATCAGCATAAGAAAATCCAGCTTTACTAGGCTCATCTAATCTAAATTTTTCTTTAATCCATCTAGGAGTTAATGCAAAATTTCTTTCAACAAATGCACTTAAAATATTATCATCAACACTTGCATTTGTCCCCATACAATCAACATTTACGCTAATTGGTTTTGCAATTCCTATTGCATAGCTAATTTGCACTATACATTTTTTAGCTAAGCCACTTGCAACTATATTTTTTGCTACATATCTAGCTGCATAAAGCCCACTTCTATCAACTTTTGTGTAATCTTTTGAGCTTTGTGCACCTCCTCCTATTGGGCTATATCCACCAAAACTATCTACTATTAATTTCCTTCCCGTTAAGCCACTATCGTGAAGGCTTGAGTGATTTACATATCTTCCTGTTGGATTAATATAAAT
This is a stretch of genomic DNA from Campylobacter sp. RM12651. It encodes these proteins:
- a CDS encoding L-lactate dehydrogenase, with protein sequence MKIGIIGLGAVGSAASFMLSSQNIANELYLYDIKDGLANASKIDLEDSLENTNSNSKIFAVSKIEELVKCDLIVLAYTTCIEPDRTLELKANYEPLKEIINALKGFNGIYLIATNPNDSIVYYAQKLSGLDAFKVIGTGTTLDSARLKIEIANKLGISYKNINAFMLAEHGDTQFFYKSNAFVGGKNINEFNLNLDEIENRVRFKGGEIFKVKGKTEFGIGSVIARIIKAIKDDENLITPISFTQDNLAYSRLVVVGKGGIKKVLELDLNKDEKEKLEISKNYILKTINSIK